Proteins encoded within one genomic window of Microtus ochrogaster isolate Prairie Vole_2 linkage group LG4, MicOch1.0, whole genome shotgun sequence:
- the Znf574 gene encoding zinc finger protein 574, producing MTEESEETFLYIEHRYVCSECNQLYGSLEEVLVHQNSHVPQQHFELVGVAEPGVTVATEAASGTGLYQTLIQESQYQCLECGQLLLSPSQLLEHQELHLKMMAPQEAVPAEPSPKVPPLSSSTIHYECVDCKALFASQELWLNHRQMHLRATPTKAPAPVVLGSPVVLGSPVGQARVAVEHSYRKAEEGGEGAAVPSAAAATTEVVTEVELLLYKCSECSQLFQLPADFLEHQATHFPAVPEAEEPATKQETLIPSSTEVPASLPDPLPTSDHSYELRNGETIGRDRRGRKPRRNNSGESGTAATQELFCSACDQLFLSPHQLQQHFRSHREGVFKCPLCSRVFPSPSSLDQHLGDHSSESHFLCVDCGLAFGTEALLLAHRRAHTPNPLHSCPCGKTFVNLTKFLYHRRTHGAGGVPLPTAPVLPEEPAVSVPEPAPAETREPEAPEPPVSEENPAEPAAPGTYRCLLCSREFVKALQLTRHQRFVHRLERRHKCSICGKMFKKKSHVRNHLRTHTGERPFPCPDCSKPFNSPANLARHRLTHTGERPYRCGDCGKAFTQSSTLRQHRLVHAQHFPYRCQECGLRFHRPYRLLMHRYHHTGEYPYKCRECPRSFLLRRLLEVHQLVVHAGRQPHHCPSCGAAFPSSLRLYEHRCAAAAAQAPRRFECGTCGKKVGSAARLQAHEAAHAAAGPGEVLAKEPPAPRASRATRTPVTPSPTALGGATSAAPAAPARRRGLECSECKKLFSTETSLQVHRRIHTGERPYPCPDCGKAFRQSTHLKDHRRLHTGERPFACEVCGKAFAISMRLAEHRRIHTGERPYSCPDCGKSYRSFSNLWKHRKTHQQQHQAAVRQQLAEAEAAVGLAVMETAVEALPLVEAIEIYPLAEAEGVQISS from the coding sequence ATGACTGAGGAGAGCGAGGAGACATTCCTGTATATCGAGCACCGCTATGTCTGCTCTGAGTGCAACCAGCTCTATGGCTCCCTGGAGGAGGTGCTTGTACACCAGAACTCCCATGTGCCCCAGCAGCACTTTGAGCTGGTGGGCGTGGCTGAGCCTGGAGTCACAGTGGCCACAGAGGCAGCTTCAGGCACAGGCCTATATCAGACCCTCATACAGGAGAGCCAGTACCAGTGTCTTGAGTGTGGACAGCTGCTCCTGTCACCTAGCCAGCTCCTGGAGCACCAGGAGCTACACTTGAAGATGATGGCACCCCAGGAGGCAGTGCCCGCTGAGCCTTCCCCCAAGGTGCCCCCCTTGAGCTCCAGCACCATCCACTATGAGTGTGTGGATTGTAAGGCTCTGTTTGCCAGCCAGGAGCTGTGGCTGAACCATCGGCAGATGCACCTCAGGGCCACCCCCACCAAGGCTCCTGCCCCCGTTGTCTTGGGGTCTCCAGTTGTCTTAGGCTCCCCTGTGGGCCAGGCCCGAGTAGCTGTGGAACATTCATACCGAAAAGCCGAAGAAGGTGGGGAAGGGGCCGCTGTCCCGTCTGCGGCTGCCGCCACGACTGAGGTGGTAACAGAAGTGGAGCTGCTCCTCTACAAGTGCTCCGAGTGCTCCCAGCTCTTCCAGCTGCCGGCTGACTTTCTGGAGCACCAGGCCACTCACTTCCCTGCCGTCCCAGAGGCCGAGGAGCCTGCTACAAAGCAGGAAACCCTGATCCCTTCATCCACCGAGGTGCCAGCGTCTCTACCCGACCCCTTGCCAACCTCTGACCATAGCTATGAGCTGCGCAATGGGGAGACCATTGGACGGGATCGACGGGGGCGGAAGCCCCGGAGGAACAACAGTGGAGAGTCAGGTACAGCAGCCACCCAGGAACTCTTCTGCTCTGCCTGTGACCAGCTCTTCCTTTCACCCCACCAGCTGCAACAGCACTTTCGGAGCCACCGGGAGGGTGTCTTTAAGTGTCCTCTGTGCAGTCGCGTCTTCCCCAGCCCTTCTAGTCTGGATCAGCACCTTGGCGACCATAGCAGCGAATCTCATTTCCTATGTGTAGACTGTGGCCTGGCCTTTGGCACAGAAGCCCTTCTCTTGGCCCACCGACGAGCCCATACTCCAAATCCTCTGCATTCGTGTCCCTGTGGGAAGACCTTTGTCAACCTTACCAAGTTCCTTTATCACCGGCGTACCCATGGGGCAGGAGGTGTCCCTTTGCCCACAGCACCAGTTCTGCCAGAGGAGCCTGCCGTTAGTGTTCCTGAGCCAGCCCCTGCCGAGACCAGAGAGCCAGAGGCCCCAGAGCCCCCGGTGTCTGAGGAGAACCCAGCAGAGCCTGCGGCTCCAGGCACTTACCGCTGCCTCCTATGTAGCCGTGAGTTTGTCAAGGCTTTGCAGCTGACCCGGCACCAGCGATTTGTGCACCGACTAGAACGGCGTCACAAATGCAGCATTTGTGGCAAGATGTTCAAGAAGAAGTCTCATGTGCGGAACCATCTGCGCACACACACTGGGGAACGGCCCTTCCCCTGCCCTGACTGCTCCAAACCCTTCAACTCACCTGCCAACCTGGCCCGCCACCGGCTCACACACACAGGGGAACGACCTTACCGCTGTGGGGACTGTGGCAAGGCTTTCACTCAGAGCTCCACTCTGAGACAGCATCGCCTGGTGCATGCCCAGCATTTCCCCTACCGCTGCCAGGAGTGTGGACTGCGTTTTCACCGCCCTTATCGCCTGCTCATGCACCGCTACCACCACACAGGCGAGTACCCCTACAAGTGTCGTGAGTGTCCCCGCTCCTTCCTGCTGCGCCGGCTGCTAGAGGTACACCAGCTTGTGGTCCATGCTGGGCGCCagccccaccactgcccatcttgtGGGGCTGCCTTCCCCTCCTCACTGCGGCTTTATGAGCATCGGTGCGCAGCTGCTGCTGCCCAAGCCCCACGGCGCTTTGAGTGTGGGACCTGTGGCAAGAAAGTAGGCTCTGCTGCTCGTCTGCAGGCCCATGAAGCTGCCCATGCTGCTGCTGGTCCTGGAGAAGTCTTGGCTAAGGAACCTCCAGCTCCCAGGGCCTCGAGGGCCACTCGCACACCCGTCACTCCGTCCCCAACAGCCCTTGGTGGTGCAACCTCTGCTGCCCCTGCAGCCCCTGCCCGGCGGCGTGGCCTAGAGTGCAGTGAGTGCAAGAAGCTGTTCAGCACAGAGACATCACTGCAGGTGCACCGACGGATCCACACAGGTGAGCGGCCATACCCGTGTCCAGACTGTGGCAAGGCCTTCCGCCAGAGTACCCATCTGAAAGACCACCGGCGCTTACACACAGGTGAGCGGCCCTTTGCCTGTGAAGTGTGTGGCAAGGCCTTTGCCATCTCCATGCGCCTGGCAGAACATCGCCGCATTCACACGGGTGAACGGCCCTACTCCTGCCCTGACTGCGGCAAGAGCTACCGCTCCTTCTCCAACCTCTGGAAGCACCGCAAGActcaccagcagcagcaccaggctGCAGTGCGGCAGCAGCTGGCAGAGGCGGAGGCTGCTGTGGGCCTGGCTGTGATGGAAACTGCAGTGGAGGCTCTGCCCCTCGTGGAGGCCATTGAGATTTACCCGTTAGCGGAGGCTGAAGGGGTCCAGATCAGCAGCTGA